One Synechococcus sp. PROS-9-1 DNA window includes the following coding sequences:
- a CDS encoding N-acetyltransferase family protein, producing MNLEELTFLAVILLSKGREVNLRPLHPLDETDLSRLIRAALVEFGADRPGFAWQDPELDAMSKTYAASGSIYLVAVEGGNILGGAGLGPLRGVEATCELQKMYLAPSARGKGIGWRLMRSLLKQARVLGYRWVYLETLSGMVAAQRLYRAWGFLKIERPLGQTGHGGCDCWFLKELHGIGGAE from the coding sequence TTGAACCTCGAGGAGTTAACTTTTTTGGCGGTCATCCTTTTGAGTAAAGGACGAGAGGTAAATCTTCGGCCGCTCCACCCTTTGGATGAAACGGACTTGTCCAGACTGATTCGGGCGGCACTTGTGGAATTTGGTGCTGATCGCCCCGGTTTTGCTTGGCAAGATCCGGAGCTAGATGCCATGAGCAAGACCTACGCCGCGTCTGGATCGATTTATCTCGTGGCCGTGGAGGGTGGGAATATTCTTGGGGGAGCTGGACTTGGACCCTTAAGAGGTGTGGAGGCTACTTGCGAATTGCAGAAGATGTACTTAGCTCCATCAGCGCGGGGGAAGGGTATTGGTTGGCGGCTTATGCGGAGCCTGTTGAAACAGGCTCGTGTGCTTGGCTATCGCTGGGTTTATCTCGAAACTCTTTCGGGAATGGTGGCGGCTCAACGGCTTTATCGGGCTTGGGGATTCCTAAAGATTGAACGCCCCCTTGGTCAAACAGGTCATGGTGGTTGCGACTGTTGGTTCCTCAAGGAACTGCATGGAATAGGGGGGGCTGAATAG